The sequence GACTACAACGGTCTGAGAGTCTCCTTTGGCAACTAACCAAGCTTTTAGATGATCCATTGAGCCATATATGTTACAATTACATAACCAAAGCATGACTTTCCCACCTGTGGAAAAGCTCCACTTAATGCAAGTAGTTATTTCCATTACTGTAAATTCGAATTAGCCATTGTATTAGCTTGTTGTGAAAAtgttttcttcatggagatctaGTTGAAGaagtttacatggagcaaccagtTGAGTTTGTTTCTTAGGGGGAGGCAGATAAGGTATACCTTAAATCGTTTGTTTCCTCATTAAAAGGTTCATTTCAAGGATGACTCAAAATCAAACACTCCTTGAGTTGAGCATGTCTGCCCCTTCTCAATTACTCATCAAATTCGAAATTGCGGGTGAGAATCGAAGAACTCCTTAATGCTCGGGCTTCTATGAAGGGAAGCCCTCACTAGAGATTATGGGTTAAATAGTCTCCAAGAACTTGGTTCAACAAGTTTAGTAAATAGTATTCGAGTTCAAGATGAAACGTAGCTAGGCCAACCAATCCATTTTTGTTCGGCAAAGTGAGACAGGCACTATCGTGTTGGTTTTGTACTTGTAAACAACATCATGGTTACAGGCAGTAACATTACAAGTGTTGACAAGTTGAAGAAATTCTTACAACAACATTTCTATGAAGGACTTGGGCAATTTTTTATATTTCTTGGGCACTGAGGTAGTCAAGTCCAAGGTACGCATCAACTTGTTACAATGAAAATATGTAATGGATTTACTGAATGAGACAAGTCTTTTAAGAGCCAAGACTGCCAAAACTCCTATAGATACAAATAAAAAACTTTGTGGATCAGGGCGACATCGTTGACCAGTGGAAAAATTAATTTACCTAACGCCCAACCTGATATTACATACCCTGTCAACGCGGTTAGTCAATTTATGCAAGCTCCCTAGGTTCCACATATAGAGGCTATGCTTCACACCCTCGGGTATTTAAAAGGAGCTCATGGTTGTGGTATCCTCTACAAGTGGAATGGCCATCTTCAAGTAAAAGGATATTCTAATGCAGATTGGGCTGGTTCTCCATCTAATAAGCGATCTACACCTAGCTACTGTACTTTTATAAGTGGTGATCCTGTTACATGGAAGAGTGAGAGGCAAAGTGTTGTGGCCCGTTCAACTTAGATATTGGCATTTAGCATCAGGTCCTTccgtttatttttctttgattaatGAAGTGGATTATTGCTAGAAAAGAAGCAAAAGTGAAGCACACCTCCTACATGGTGGTACCATAGTTCATCTTACCGGTTGCGGAGCTTGTTGAGGAAGGTTTATATCTTTCCATATCTTACTTCTGCTTTCACCATCTTGTCGGGAAGCATGAAGGCCATGGGCCTTGTTCACCCATTCAGTCGTCATTTCACTTCAATGGTAGTTCGGCCCAAATGCAACTGAGATGTTTAATGAAGAATACCAAGCTGCTTCAGTTCATGGAGGAAAACAAATCGATAACTATTAGATATCCAAAGGACCTCATGGACCATAAGCAATCAATTTCTCAGATGAAAGAAGCTTGAACACAAACAATAtctattatttgtatgattatgcaGCGAACATATTCAACATATACAATCAGCTCTCCATTGCACTGAAATTTACTGCTGCAAACTTATAGGACGGCCCGGAATAATTTTCTATAGTTTCCCTATCGTCGGACCAGCTGGAATAAAGCAAAAGGCCCAATCCAATAAAAAAGAATTGTATAGGAAAGTGTGAACAGTGGTGATAGTTCATTGAACAAGGCAAACCATAAATATAAAAACTGTCTATAAGGACAGAACCAGcaaaaaaagtaaaaagaggtttgctagccccacccccacccccactcACATTTAAACATgactgatgcaagacaattaaccacttgctctaaaagctcgaattgatagagcatggcgaattaatccatttatctcatagccaggccccacatccatgggttaggtcctcggctgaaccctcctcatgggtcccaaatccatgagttccgccccctcgtgggccccaaatcacatgggttgtgggccacccacctcgagtgtgcccccgcatcccacgggccaccccactcgagcccggtgtgaaaatccCCCTGCATTAACGACTCACATTGCAACCTGGGAATTGTGTGGGACATCTAGGAAGTGTCTGAAGGTGACCCAAAGGTTTTGAATATCAGGGGGCATATTGgccatttttccttcttcttcttcttcttcttcttcttcttcttcttttttctttttttttttcttttttttttgcccaaAAAAAGTATGCAAATTATTGGAAAAAtgtaaaacatcaaaatctatctTTTTGGTGCTATTTTTAACATGTATGCAATGGTGTATAAGAATTTTTTATAAGAATGCCATCCATCAACTTGACCTGCTGAAATCAAAATACATCCTGATCACACACAAATCAAGTGTGACTTGGTGGGTttgggcccattacattgaaatataacaaaaagaagaaaaaataataaagaaagggATGGTTTAACCCTCATTCCAATTTTTCCCAAAATGGTCCATCCCATTTTGGTTCATCGAATCCAACTAAAATGTGGTGTTCTGATCCCcaaataggcctagatctagtctaaaatgatttctaagcTTACTCCATGGACAAAATGAAGAAATAAGTTGGAGaagaagaattttattttttttttaaatgccatTATGGCCATGGAAGTGCCAATATGGCCCCATATCAGCCTGTATTAGCCAATATAGCTTTTTCTCTCAGACGGCCCAAATTCAACCCCACCCTCGTCACATATCGAGCAGCCATTTTTTAGAACCAtgggtggcccccaccatgaagatgatcATACACTaatatcaggctggtccactgatGCATTGAGAGCACCCATCCACCAGAGGGATGGGCCCTGCAAGCTCTATGGTTAATGGATGGAGATCCAATTGACTTGTGCACTTCACAAAATAGATCAGATGAGATTTATAGCATTCTGTATGGTTGTAGGCCCCACAGGTCCAACAGTGCAGCAGTTTTAGGATAACAGTCAATAAGGCCATATAGTCAGAGTGTTGGTTTTTGAGTGGTATTTGCGGTCATTGGAAttggataataataataataagaagaagaagaagaagaagagtaacaataacaataacaataacaataataataacaagaagaataataatagtaatagtaaTAGTCATaatagtggtggtggtggtgatgataaGGAACTACCTTGTAATAGTAATAGTCATaatagtggtggtggtggtgataagGAACTGCCCAAATAAGACTACAATGACTACAAATACCACTCGTACACAATATTCCAATCATATGGCCTTATTTGGATAGTTCCTATTGGTTGGTTTCCTAACTTTTTGTGCAAGGGTGATCTTACTTGAGGAAATTACAGCCAATAGGGTGCCAGTAGTTAATTATTTTGAATATGGAATTGCTTGTAAAGAAGGGCTATAAAATAGTCAAAAGTATGGACTAAATCATATTGCtattatttattaaataaatttactTGGTTATAGTCTTTAATCCTTGTCTATAAGAGTAATTCTTCTTGATCTAATGAAATTCTCTACTAGAATGGCTGTTGGATCCTTTCACAAGTCTCCCTTCACTTTAGTTGGATggatcctccttttctttctgaTTGAATAAACTAGCAGGCTGCGGGAAATTCCACGGTCCATATTGCACTCAATTTTCAATCTTGTGAGATCTGAAGGAGAAGATTGAAGGCTCAAATAAGTTAGTAAAAGCAACTAAAGTTTCCCCAATTTGCTACattatccactcatcaggtgggtcatacctatacatgaaatgaatgaatggttggggGAAAGAAAAACCATTGTTCATGATGTTCCAACATCAAGTGCACTCTTCAACTTGCACATTTCAAAAGATTATTCCCGGGACTCTTGATACATGTTTCTTTTGAGAAATGAGGATAACCACACACCAATTGCATAACAACAATTCAGTAACAATGTAACTACAAGAGCCCCACGTACACATGTAGATACATATTATAGATTGATCCAAACCAAGCACATATCTTTATGCAACTTTATACAATACAATAATAGATGGTATGGTAGAAAGGTTCATATAGTTCTTTCTACCATACTATCTGTACCCCTGTATTCGCATGGcgaggaaaggaaaggaaattggTCAACTTGGCTGTGTTTGGACGTGTAACTGATTGAATTGAGAAAATTCAGTTCAATCAGGAAGAAAGGATTATTCTAATGGCATTTCTTAGCATTTCTGATTAGGAGCAGCCCTAAAATGGCAGCTACAACCGTTTCAAGCTAACTTGAAATTCACTGTAGTTGAGATTTTGAGCTCAATCCATCAAACAAAGTTAATtaaatttggtcatttccactttaaTCATCGTCAACATCTCAGCCTTTCTCCCAGCACTTTGGCAGAATTTTTACAATTAGAAGTTGgaaccttcctcttttaccagGGCACTTGGAACCAGCCATGGCAAAAGATCCCCTCGATACCACTCACATTGcttgtaccaaatatcatgatatttcatgtttATTGAGTCCATTTTTGAACAAAATACCATGGAATTCCATgcgatttggtgcaaccaaatgcaccctaaatgtTGCAAATCCATTCAGCGCTGCACCAAGGTCCAAAAGTACCCTTGTTTTCTTACCAGTCAAGGTGATTACCTATGTAATGACATTTGCGACAGATATAACTACCATAGAGTTCCAGGTTTACAGTTCAcacagatttttttaaaaaaaaaccaaaaaacgtGAATGCCACAAATATCCTTTCGCACAAGTCAAGAGTCCTGCCCTTAAATTGAAAAGTATGGCCACACTACTAAATAAATCACAGCGAGTAAAGGAATAAACAATATTACACCAACAACACCTGTATTTGGTTAAAACATTACcaagaaaatattaaatggctAATGCCATTAATACTTTTTCtggctaaaataaaataaaatgatttatacttcttgGGATGAATAAGAGGATCCTCGACTCAGAGGCTTTACACAGGTTTATAGTTCTGACAAGTGGAGCCAATGGCAACCCAGACCATAGATCTGTCGCCTCTCACCATGTACAGACCGTGCACCAAAAATCTCATAGGTTGGAAGATCTTAGACACAAATCTAGGGACTTTCTTTGGTAGAATGCAGACCACTGCTGGAtttttcttcttaaccatctatttgtaggcaATAAATCAAAAGGTCAGTATTGTCCTATTGAGGAGATTCATGGGGCGCGGTCCATCCACAACTGAAGTCAACAGACCAATCATTTAGACTACCAAACCATGGGGTCAGCAGATGatcacctccctctctccctcaacTGCTTATGAGTTTAGTCCATAACACTATTTTGCTCATTCTTTCTGTTGAAATCTTTCCTTTACATTGAAGCTGATTAAGTAATCATATCAGCTACTGGTACTAGGAAAGGAAGGCGTCTCTTGGAATGGTCTGATTATATGGTCCTTGTATCCATTATCTAATCAATTATTGTATCTTTTCCTAATGAAGTATCTAGTTATCaattagaaaataaaaagggAATTACATTGGTTATCAGCAATTAACCTTAAGAAATCTTTTAATATTGAAATGTTTAGATGGATTAGCAAAGAGAGCGCTCCAAGCATGGCTGTATGGTTGGTGAATCTGGACTGTTAAAATGGCAGGCCCTACTATGCAGGGCCCATGGCACAAAAACCAATCCAATTGCATGGCTAGCGTCTGGTTAATACACCTCCCCCATTTGAACCCAAACAATCTACACCTTTCGATTTCCATTGTCCATTTGAGGCCACAAATGGACCGATAAGATTGCATGTCTAGTGTGTTTTTTTCCGACCCCAGAACATGCACCATCAAGCAGCAATAAACACTGACTGGttcatttatttatatattttggaGAAGATGACCAGttcattcaaattttattttttttgggtataCAATGTGCTTACTGGGCCTGGGTTATATCATTCTtaacttgatttatttatttatttattttatctttgtacGGTTATAATtcttgaagttatggcccttgatagagtagaatggcagaAAAGGTTTCCTGTAGctggccccaattagttgggataaggcttagatgatgaggaCAAAGACGACAAAGGTGGGAGGTGACCCTCTCATCACCCCACCTTGCTCGGAAAGtgataaaatctaaaaataaaaacaagcaaAGGTACCCCAATGCCAGGAAATCCAAATAAAAATCACCCAAATACAGGAGACTTTTTTTAAAAGGCAATAATTTATTTATCTcacaaataaaacaaaaaatttaCAAAGCTGACCAGAGAGCTGGAAAGGAGAAGCTAAGATCTAGAAAATTTACAGCAACAGCCCAACCCCGAACAAGCTGTTTTGCCCCATTGAAACAATCTAGAGCCCGGCCACTTCAATTTCTAAAACAGCGattgttcctttcttcccaaagtGACCCAATACCTGCCAGAAGGGCCAATCTCCAAATGGTTTGACCTTTTATCCAAAATGCCACactagaaaataaataaataaataaacaaaattgcCATTGATTGGGGGACCATCCATGAAATGCCAAAAAGGGAGAAGAAGCTGACTCATCGTTCCTTTGTGAAAGGACACTGAAAAAAAGAGACAGTCCTCTGATTCCTCATCCTTTATACACATCATACAGACATTTGTGAGTGGCAAATTCCCGCAACGAAGATTACCAACTGCCAGCACTTTATTGTTCCCGACTAACCAGGCCAAGACCACAAATTTGGGAGCAGCCCCATAATGCCAGAAGTGAGCAGCGTGATGAGGTGGGGAGCCCGAAGGCGGACCACTAAGAAGTTTATACAAGGATTTCACGGAGCGTCGGCCAGACTGCTCTTTGAGCCAAATCATAGCATCGTTTATCCCAAGTGTTGGCTTTGCATAGCGGAGTAACATTAAGAGTATCAGCGagatcttcattttcttcatcctgtgacatggtggggcccaggcaATCTCTCCCCCTACTATCAAGAAACAATGTGAAACTGAAATATTTTCTGAGGTGGAGCATCGCATCAACCTTGGAAAGACTTCCCTCAACGGTTTGCCACCTATCCAAATGTCCTCCCAAAAATGTATCCTTTTCCCATTACCCAATAAGAAGGCCACTCCCTCTGGTATTTTTGCTAATTAGTGAAGCTACAGGATTCCATAAGTCAGAGGCTCTATATAGCAATGAAGTTCATGTCCACCATCCCCCTATTTGATGCCCATATTTCCTCCCAATGGTGTCTTTCCACAATGAATCTTCCTCCAATCCAAACCTCCACAAATACAATAAACCCCAACCCCTCCACAAGAACAAAATCAGGTCCCAGTGAAGGTAGGTAGCACTAACACCCAAAATTACATCAAAAACCAATGTTCCAACAGCCCATTGAACTCTAAAGAACTGCGAAAATAATCCCAAACTGCCCACATTGACATGCAATGCAAGAACAGATGATCCACCGGCAACTCAACTTTCCTACAGATAAAGCAGATATTTGTTTGCGCCATGTTTCTCCTCTATAAATTACCCAAAGTTAAGATTTCGTTTGCAGCAGCAATCCAACCAAAGGACTGAACTCTAGGACAGATGGGGACTTTCCACACAAAGGCACACAGGTGGCTGTAATTACCAATGTCACACAACTTGGACATTATAGATTTGTATGAGACGATTCCCCAAGCCAACCAACTCCAATACTTCCAATCTTCACCCAAGAGAACAATGTCAGCCTCATGAAGTGAACCCATAAGGTCAGCAAAACCCCTCATTTCATCTTCATTCATGTTGCATCTAACCCTAACccccaaaaaaacaaaacaaaggggCTTTCATCAACCATGGCCTCTTTGTTCAAAGCCAAAGAGCAAATGGATGGAAAAGAAGCATCTAATTAGAGCCCCCAAGCCACACATTTTTCCTAAACAGATCTTGTTTCCTCAACCAACACCATCCTCGGGTCCTCCTCGAAGTCACCCACTTTGTTCGGAAGTGACCGCCCTCAATGTTAGATCTCCTGCCAATCAAGTCAATTGCCCTTGACACATTTGAAACTTCATTCCTAGATAACTGCCCGAGAACCACCTCCCAAAGTCCATGTTTTCCATTTAACTTCTCTCCATAAGGCTTCCAGCTCATCCCTGAACCGCCACCACCATTTTCCAAGGGAACAATACGTCTCCCTTAACCAAACCATCCCAAGACCTTCCCTCTTTGAATTTGGACTTTCCCTCAGTTAAAGACAAGGTTCTAAAATCGGTGTGTTGGGTATCATATAGTTCACCACCAATATGGCCCCATATCACCCGATATCACTGTCTTGGGCCAACAGGCTGATACAGCTGTATCATTCATGGGCAACATGTACTGGTGTTGGCAATACTTCAAACCTTGATTGACGATGTGAAATTTGtgcccttctctctttcctcccaCCAAAAATCCCTCTGGATCTTCTATATTCTCTTAGCAATGCTTGCCAGCATCTTAAATAAAGAAAGGAAGCATATTGGAAGATTTGTTATCAAATTCTCCCTCCCAATGTAAGATAAGGTTTTTTAATTTCCCATTTTGCCGGCTCTTTTCAATTCTCTCCACAATTGGGTCTCAAAAATTTGAATTCCCCCCAATCATAAGACCAATGCCCTTCATCGGGAGACGTAAAATTACATTCCAAAAAGTCGGCAAAGGAATCCACAAATTCACCATCAAAAGCAACCCCGGCGACGCCACTTTTCCTCAAGTTGAACATGAGGCCTGACACAGTTCAAAACACCAAAGAACGCCGACTAGTTAATTGCCCAAGGAGTTAGGGTGGTCCTCACTACTAGCCAATACAGCAATCAATTCTCACTCACCAGTAACATTTCTATGACGACGAATGGGCATACTTCCATTTCGAAGCCCATCCATCAACCTGTTGTACGTACTAATATCCGGTATGAATCCCGCATCCAACATCTCATCAACAACACCTTCGCCTTCTCTCCTCCAACCTTCCCTCGCAAACCCAGAAACCAACATATCGAATGTCGCACCATCCGGATCCAATCCTTTGCTCGAAGCCAACACCCTCAGTCTATTCGCATCCATTACCTGCCCAACATCACATAAAGCTTGAACAACACAATTGTACGTAACACTATCCGGAACAATCCCATCTTTCAACATCCTCTCCAtcaatctcaacccttcatcAATCTTCCCTGAATTCCTCATGCATTCAATCAACGTAGTACAAGCGACCACACTCGGCCTTCTTCCACTTGCCCAAAATTCATCCAAAACCTCCAATGCTCGATCCATCTTCCCTTCCCTACATAGTACCTCGATGAGATTCAAACAATCAAACCCAATAGGAATGGCTCCTTTCCTCAAAAACCCAACCAAAAAAGTGGAAGCATCAACTACCCGCCCCACCCTACAAAGCCCATCCACCAAAATCTCGCACGTAGCAACCGAAAACCCACAACCCAAATCGAGCATTTCATGGGCGATCCCAATGCCCTTCTCAACCTTCCCTTCTCTAAAACAACCCCGAATCAACGTGTTGAAACTAACCACATTTGGATTACAACCTCTGATCCGCATTTCCCGAAACAGACCCAGGGCCGAATCGGAATTCAAATTCCGACAGCAACTCCCAATCAAAATATTGAACGTGAACACATCCGGTCTCACGCCATCCTTCACCATCTTCCGATACAACTCGAGGGCTTTTTCATGATTCTGATGTTTAACAAACCCGTTTATTAAAATGTTGTATAGGACTATATTAGGCTTCCCATCAATGGATCTCTTCATGGATTCAAAGGCAGCAATGGCATCATTGAGTCGGCCCACCCGGACAAAAGAATTGAGGGCAAACCGGAAGATGGGCTCAATGCGTGGGCAGGCAAAGATAGTGCCATCAGAGCACGGGCAGGGATCGGAGAGGACGGTCTGGAGGAGGGAATTGAGATCATCGAAGCGATCAGTGATGGCGAGGGTGCGGGCCATCCACTCGTAGGTGGAGTGATCGTGGCGGAAGGAGTCATCAATCAAAGCGGCCCACCGGAAGATGTGGAAATCGAATTGTGTGAATGTAGGGTGATGATGGAGTTTGGTTCGCAGGAAGGAGAGGAgctgggatggagtgatgggggaagTGAGATGGGATTTCAGGAATTGAGTGAGGGCATTTTGGGAAGCGAGGGAAATAGAGAGGGTGGGGATAGgaagggtattttgggtattcATGGAGGGTAGTTTGGGGAAATCTGGTGGTTTTTCGGTCAGAGGAGATCGGAGTTTCAGGAGCTTTTTGAAGGGCGATTTCATTTCTCTGAAAGAGGTTTTCGAGTAGAAGGGTTGTATCTAACGTGCGCCTGGTGTGAAGGTTATTTTTCTCCCTTCCGGAGAAGCGCGACGGTAGGAAGAAAGGCGGGTTTCGAAGGAAGGGACGTATCTAACGTGCGCCTGGGGTGATGGTTATTTGTCTCCCTTCCGGAAAAGCGCGACGGTAGGAAGAAAGGCGGGTTTGTTGTGGGTGTAGTGAGAAATACGTACGTacttatatatgtatgtattgtataatgAGAAATACGtacgtatgtatatatgtatgtatcgtATATTGCTACCAGCGTTGACTCTCACCTGAGTCTGGGATCGGATGGTTCTGGAGATGTACAGTGAAAATGAGGAGCAGCACCAGATTCACGGTTTGGATTCTACTATATAAATATCATGGGTGGCCCCACAAAGACGTATACGATCATTCCATGAAtgctgtatgtatgtatgtatgtatgcatgcgtTTAACATTTACCTCTTGTTTTTCCTCTGGATCTTGATCTGGATTCTGGAACGAATGGGCGTACGGCTTCTGACAGAGACAGAGTAATCAGTTATATGGTACTCGGGCTGCGTaagatgcttgatacgcaggtactCAGAAATCGTACACGTGGGATATATTGACACAGATAAACCGTCTAGATTGTGTATCCCACTGGCATCAATACATAATATCAAGATCAGATTGGATGAATGATCCTAAACTCTGATTAATGTACACTTGTTTGAGGgcataggaccgttggatattttcgtTTTTAACCGTTCGATAAAGAGTCTGCGGAGCCGATAGTAATATTATCAaataagcttgatttttgggtcatggtaAATGCACACTTGAtatcataatttggacggtttgatttgattacttttatgccacgtgtgcaatttctaagcaATTGCATAACATCCATAGCTTATTACAATACGTTGGATATGGATTATATTttcaatggacgcggattgcatacttaCCTCGCCAATACCGACGTCGCTACTGGACGgtgtcatgtgggccccaacataatgtatatgttttatccacgccgtctatctattttttcagatcattttaaggcgtgatccaaaaaaaaatagatagatccaaatcttaggtggaccacatcacgggaaacgatgttgattgaacgcccaccataaaaattcttaggggccacagaattttggatcaggatgatgttttttctttcatctaggtctgtgtgacctaatcaacaggtttgatcgcaaataaacattacattgagcattggaaatttttaatggtgggcattcaatcatcactattttcatacggtgtggtccacctgagatttggatctgcctcatttttgtggtcATCATCTAGAATGAGCTGAAAATAtcgatggaccgtgtggataaaacacaa is a genomic window of Magnolia sinica isolate HGM2019 chromosome 15, MsV1, whole genome shotgun sequence containing:
- the LOC131228212 gene encoding pentatricopeptide repeat-containing protein At2g36240; protein product: MKSPFKKLLKLRSPLTEKPPDFPKLPSMNTQNTLPIPTLSISLASQNALTQFLKSHLTSPITPSQLLSFLRTKLHHHPTFTQFDFHIFRWAALIDDSFRHDHSTYEWMARTLAITDRFDDLNSLLQTVLSDPCPCSDGTIFACPRIEPIFRFALNSFVRVGRLNDAIAAFESMKRSIDGKPNIVLYNILINGFVKHQNHEKALELYRKMVKDGVRPDVFTFNILIGSCCRNLNSDSALGLFREMRIRGCNPNVVSFNTLIRGCFREGKVEKGIGIAHEMLDLGCGFSVATCEILVDGLCRVGRVVDASTFLVGFLRKGAIPIGFDCLNLIEVLCREGKMDRALEVLDEFWASGRRPSVVACTTLIECMRNSGKIDEGLRLMERMLKDGIVPDSVTYNCVVQALCDVGQVMDANRLRVLASSKGLDPDGATFDMLVSGFAREGWRREGEGVVDEMLDAGFIPDISTYNRLMDGLRNGSMPIRRHRNVTGE